A single region of the Gemmatimonadota bacterium genome encodes:
- a CDS encoding transposase, translating to MIYTNLGEREPIDTLLRDAGRADLIHPERILELYHGRGRDELVHRALKEFRREQLPFRRFQSNAAFFYTTLLAFFLFETFKRDVTAEVVPVVAQPTRLRREAIDFAAKLVRHGGQTVLKVTGAVWRRLHISDLWERAAQPPPFAWA from the coding sequence GTGATCTACACCAACCTCGGCGAACGCGAGCCGATCGACACCCTGCTCCGGGACGCGGGACGCGCCGACCTCATTCACCCCGAGCGGATCCTCGAACTTTACCACGGCCGTGGACGCGACGAACTCGTGCACCGCGCCCTCAAGGAGTTCCGCCGCGAACAACTCCCCTTTCGCCGCTTCCAGTCCAACGCCGCCTTCTTCTACACCACCCTCCTCGCTTTCTTCCTCTTCGAGACCTTCAAGAGGGACGTCACCGCCGAGGTCGTGCCCGTAGTCGCTCAACCCACCCGCCTACGTCGCGAGGCCATCGACTTCGCCGCCAAGCTCGTGCGTCACGGCGGACAGACGGTCCTCAAAGTCACCGGAGCCGTATGGCGGCGGCTCCACATCTCCGACCTCTGGGAACGCGCGGCCCAGCCACCCCCCTTCGCTTGGGCGTAG
- a CDS encoding transposase: MGREKVGGNLRGFPAAVISRVEVTEDTLTGRGGLALFSRHLRHIGILEVLEERFGALRRSGKGRPVGGLFHQIFCFLLDGTSRHLVHFDRLKGDEGHARGIETEPEAMASSHAVKRFFGAFGWGRIWTFRRVLRQLWLWRLRLEKPEVIVLGLDTMVMDNDEAELREGCQPTYRKVKGFQPLQLTWGPFVVDGLFRGGKKNGNAGEAAANLVRDSVAFLRRHYRRDAAILLRLDAGFFDKKLFRRFEELEIGYVCGGRLQADIVDAAQGMKPEEWFIHDNGHQLWEYFEFHDRRESWRRGEWRRALYTCPAYEDAQRLLESPAPTP, from the coding sequence ATGGGGAGGGAGAAGGTCGGAGGCAACCTTCGGGGGTTTCCCGCCGCGGTCATTTCGAGGGTCGAGGTCACCGAGGACACGCTGACGGGGCGTGGTGGGCTGGCGCTCTTCTCCCGGCACCTTCGGCACATCGGGATCCTCGAGGTTCTGGAGGAGCGCTTCGGTGCGCTCCGGCGAAGCGGGAAGGGCCGGCCGGTGGGCGGGCTCTTCCATCAGATCTTCTGCTTTCTTCTGGACGGCACGAGCCGCCACCTCGTCCACTTCGACCGGTTGAAGGGGGACGAGGGGCACGCGCGAGGGATCGAGACGGAGCCGGAGGCGATGGCCTCGTCGCATGCTGTGAAGCGCTTCTTCGGCGCCTTCGGGTGGGGACGGATCTGGACCTTTCGGCGGGTGCTGCGCCAGCTCTGGTTGTGGCGGCTGAGGCTGGAGAAGCCGGAGGTGATCGTGCTGGGGCTGGACACGATGGTGATGGACAACGACGAGGCCGAGCTCCGGGAGGGATGCCAGCCCACCTACCGGAAGGTGAAGGGGTTCCAACCGCTCCAGCTCACCTGGGGACCCTTCGTGGTGGACGGCCTCTTTCGGGGCGGGAAGAAGAACGGCAACGCCGGGGAGGCGGCGGCGAACCTGGTGCGCGACAGCGTCGCCTTCCTGCGCCGGCACTACCGGAGGGACGCGGCGATCCTCCTTCGCCTCGACGCCGGCTTCTTCGATAAGAAGCTCTTCCGGCGCTTCGAGGAACTCGAGATCGGCTACGTTTGCGGCGGCCGCCTCCAGGCCGACATCGTGGATGCGGCCCAAGGGATGAAGCCCGAGGAATGGTTCATCCACGACAATGGGCATCAGCTCTGGGAGTACTTCGAGTTTCACGACCGCCGCGAGAGCTGGAGGCGGGGGGAGTGGCGCCGCGCCCTCTACACCTGCCCCGCCTACGAGGATGCCCAGCGGCTCCTGGAGTCGCCCGCCCCGACACCGTGA
- a CDS encoding DUF1326 domain-containing protein, whose translation MKRRDFTRMLGALAVVPVVGGGTRTIGIRRRWSLTADVAECCSCAIPCSCNFGRPEAGTCHGTRLIQIRDGDLDGVSLAGATFVVSFHMGSWTRIYLDEGLGDVRGAALERLLPLAFAGFDRIARVKTRVPVSVTAGSDTFRFSVPESTVEMSLLPGLNGAPIRIEGLPSVAYQEYVQYESVVHTHRSDETEWSYSGTNGFRSVMRAAG comes from the coding sequence ATGAAGCGCAGAGACTTCACCAGGATGCTTGGTGCACTGGCGGTCGTGCCGGTTGTGGGAGGAGGAACGAGAACCATCGGGATTCGGCGCCGCTGGTCTCTCACGGCTGATGTCGCAGAATGCTGCAGTTGCGCCATTCCTTGTTCGTGCAACTTCGGGAGGCCCGAGGCCGGAACCTGCCACGGCACGCGGCTGATTCAGATCCGCGACGGAGACCTCGACGGTGTGAGCCTGGCCGGGGCCACCTTCGTGGTCAGCTTCCACATGGGCAGCTGGACGCGGATCTATCTCGATGAGGGGTTGGGAGATGTCCGGGGCGCAGCCCTCGAGCGACTGCTCCCGCTCGCTTTCGCGGGATTCGATCGCATCGCGCGGGTGAAAACGAGGGTGCCGGTCAGCGTCACGGCCGGCTCTGATACGTTTCGCTTCAGCGTGCCCGAGTCCACGGTGGAGATGAGCCTCCTTCCCGGGCTGAACGGGGCGCCGATCCGGATCGAGGGTCTCCCTTCGGTCGCTTACCAGGAATACGTGCAGTACGAGTCGGTCGTACACACACATCGGAGCGATGAGACGGAATGGTCGTATTCGGGGACGAATGGCTTCCGGTCAGTGATGCGCGCCGCCGGATGA
- a CDS encoding YbjQ family protein → MSIPVTTTFTIEGYRITAYLGIARGIIVRAPTIPQGIVGGLKNLVGGRIGAYTEMCEQARRQAFELLIEHAREMGANAIVGLRYDASEVVSKGSATEVLCYGTAVVIEPAG, encoded by the coding sequence ATGAGCATTCCGGTAACGACCACCTTCACCATCGAGGGTTACCGGATCACGGCATACCTGGGAATCGCGCGCGGAATCATCGTAAGGGCGCCGACGATTCCCCAAGGGATCGTCGGCGGTCTCAAGAACCTGGTTGGCGGGAGGATCGGTGCGTACACGGAGATGTGCGAGCAAGCACGGCGCCAAGCATTCGAGCTCCTGATTGAACACGCGCGGGAAATGGGAGCCAACGCCATCGTCGGGCTCCGCTACGATGCCTCCGAAGTCGTAAGCAAGGGATCTGCTACCGAGGTCCTCTGCTACGGTACGGCGGTGGTGATCGAGCCGGCAGGCTGA
- a CDS encoding DinB family protein, with product MARVAIPLEEFTHEMATTRRLLERVPTEKGRWKPHPKSFALGHLARLVAWMPGWINTTLRESELDLAGGANYNFESTEALLALFDKNVEEAAAALAEVVDGELDESWSLKQGEHVLFTMPRGDVTRQNLNHLIHHRGQLTVYLRLLDVPIPSIYGPTADEKW from the coding sequence ATGGCGAGAGTCGCGATTCCCCTGGAAGAGTTCACACACGAGATGGCCACGACCCGTCGCCTTCTCGAGCGCGTCCCGACCGAAAAGGGAAGGTGGAAACCTCATCCCAAGTCGTTCGCGCTGGGCCACCTGGCCCGGCTCGTCGCCTGGATGCCGGGATGGATAAACACGACGCTTCGGGAATCCGAGCTCGACTTGGCAGGAGGGGCGAACTACAACTTCGAGTCGACCGAGGCGCTCCTGGCGCTCTTCGACAAGAATGTGGAGGAGGCCGCGGCCGCGCTCGCCGAGGTCGTAGACGGCGAACTGGACGAGTCCTGGTCCCTCAAACAGGGGGAACACGTCCTCTTCACGATGCCAAGGGGTGACGTCACGCGGCAGAACCTCAATCACCTCATCCACCACCGCGGCCAGCTAACCGTCTATCTTCGGCTCCTCGACGTCCCGATTCCTTCGATCTATGGACCGACGGCGGACGAAAAATGGTGA
- a CDS encoding rhodanese-like domain-containing protein produces the protein MTESCRQSRYFLLFLALALLPASSLAQTPAASSAEPTIGESVPVSGGAYWNISVPELQALLSEKDFQLVNVHVPFQGDLPNTELSIPFDQIGDRLDQLPADRNAMVVLYCRSGTMSVRAATTLAEKGYTQIYNLVGGFRAWSEAGLPMANP, from the coding sequence ATGACTGAGAGTTGTAGGCAGTCCCGGTATTTCCTTCTCTTTCTCGCCCTGGCGCTTTTACCCGCGTCGTCTCTGGCTCAGACGCCGGCGGCTTCTTCAGCGGAACCGACGATCGGAGAAAGTGTCCCCGTTTCCGGCGGGGCCTATTGGAACATCTCGGTCCCGGAGCTCCAGGCCTTGCTCTCCGAGAAGGACTTTCAGCTCGTGAACGTGCACGTCCCCTTCCAGGGAGACCTTCCCAATACCGAGCTCTCGATTCCCTTCGATCAAATCGGTGATCGCCTCGACCAGCTTCCAGCGGACCGAAACGCCATGGTCGTCCTGTATTGCCGCTCCGGAACAATGAGCGTTCGGGCGGCGACCACCCTCGCCGAAAAAGGCTATACACAGATTTACAATCTGGTCGGGGGCTTCCGGGCGTGGAGCGAAGCGGGTCTTCCGATGGCGAATCCGTGA
- a CDS encoding VOC family protein: protein MTDHLPTFDRVIPLIVYRDIEAAHQFLVEVFGVRPGLLHRDGEETVVHGEVDLGGTAIWMHRVTPEFDLTSPEGLPGASGGLVVFVDDVDAHYEHACARGACIEGAPRDQPYGQREYGALDSEGHRWWFATPT from the coding sequence GTGACCGATCACCTTCCGACGTTCGACCGCGTCATTCCCCTCATCGTGTATCGGGATATCGAAGCGGCGCATCAATTCCTCGTCGAGGTCTTTGGCGTCCGACCCGGCCTCCTCCACCGGGATGGGGAGGAAACGGTCGTCCATGGCGAAGTCGACCTGGGCGGGACCGCGATCTGGATGCACCGCGTTACCCCGGAATTCGACCTGACGTCCCCGGAAGGCCTCCCAGGCGCGAGCGGGGGTCTCGTGGTCTTCGTGGACGACGTGGATGCGCACTACGAGCATGCTTGTGCCCGGGGCGCGTGCATCGAGGGTGCGCCGCGCGATCAGCCCTACGGTCAGCGCGAATACGGCGCACTCGATTCCGAGGGGCACCGCTGGTGGTTCGCGACACCCACCTGA
- a CDS encoding GNAT family N-acetyltransferase, translating into MVRDTHLTKSATRVPSWEIVELDPEDGEGRRSAARLLFDGFREFWPAAWPTIEEAEAEVEDTLAPGKLAFVARRDPGGAVLGWIGGQPMYDGHVWELHPLVVAEGERGKGIGRALVARLEEEIHTLGGLTLWVGTDDEANLTSIGGMDLYPNVLAKLARIENRHGHPFAFYRTLGFEFAGVVPDANGFGKPDILMTK; encoded by the coding sequence GTGGTTCGCGACACCCACCTGACGAAGTCGGCGACGCGCGTGCCTTCGTGGGAGATCGTCGAGCTCGATCCCGAGGACGGCGAGGGCCGGCGAAGTGCCGCCCGCCTTCTCTTCGACGGATTTCGGGAGTTTTGGCCGGCGGCCTGGCCCACGATCGAGGAAGCCGAAGCCGAAGTCGAAGACACCCTCGCCCCCGGGAAACTCGCATTCGTGGCGCGCCGCGATCCGGGCGGAGCGGTTCTCGGCTGGATCGGCGGCCAACCCATGTACGACGGACACGTTTGGGAGCTGCACCCCCTTGTAGTCGCGGAAGGGGAACGAGGGAAGGGGATCGGACGGGCCCTCGTCGCTCGATTGGAGGAGGAAATCCACACGCTTGGAGGGCTCACCCTCTGGGTGGGGACGGACGACGAGGCAAACCTCACGAGCATCGGCGGCATGGACCTCTACCCTAACGTCCTGGCGAAGCTGGCGAGGATCGAAAACCGGCACGGGCACCCCTTCGCATTTTATCGAACACTCGGATTCGAGTTCGCCGGCGTGGTCCCCGACGCGAACGGGTTCGGGAAACCCGACATCCTGATGACGAAATGA
- a CDS encoding DNA alkylation repair protein, whose translation MKIEELKKVQKVVKTDYQLALDLFDTGIYDAMYLAGLIADDARMTRKDPNGWVKKAYCSTLGEYTVAWVAAGSRFGYELALGWIESKDERVAATGWSTLGGLLAITPDEDLELEELSALFDRIRTTIHDAPNRVRYTMNAFAIALGIYVEPLSGRVKKAMKEIGPVTADMGGTACKTPLAPDYIAKAEKRGVIGRKRKTVKC comes from the coding sequence GTGAAGATCGAGGAGCTGAAAAAGGTGCAGAAGGTCGTGAAGACGGACTACCAACTCGCCCTCGACCTGTTCGACACGGGAATCTACGACGCGATGTACCTCGCCGGCCTGATTGCCGACGACGCGCGGATGACCAGGAAGGATCCAAATGGCTGGGTGAAGAAGGCGTATTGCTCTACTCTCGGCGAATACACCGTCGCCTGGGTCGCCGCGGGGAGCCGCTTCGGTTACGAGCTTGCGCTCGGGTGGATCGAGTCGAAGGACGAGCGCGTCGCAGCCACCGGGTGGTCCACGCTCGGGGGGCTCCTCGCCATCACCCCCGACGAGGATCTCGAACTGGAGGAGCTCTCCGCCCTTTTCGACCGGATTCGGACGACGATTCACGATGCGCCGAACCGCGTCCGGTACACGATGAACGCATTCGCGATTGCGCTGGGGATCTACGTCGAGCCGCTCTCCGGCAGGGTGAAGAAAGCCATGAAGGAAATCGGGCCCGTGACCGCGGACATGGGTGGAACCGCGTGCAAGACTCCTCTCGCCCCGGACTACATCGCGAAGGCGGAGAAGCGGGGTGTGATTGGTAGGAAACGGAAGACCGTGAAGTGTTGA
- a CDS encoding DUF1697 domain-containing protein, translating into MTHPGKRIVYLALLRGVNVGGNRSLPMKELARLCSDLGCGDVQTVIQSGNLVFTAGKDFGGSFAARLATELGSRFGMEVPVVVRTLPEWEKVALGNAFLERGADPATLHVAFLADRPSKRRVDALDSGRSPPDEFEVRGREIYLRCPNGLARTKLDTRYFDGALATTSTFRNWRTVLRLHEIAKGA; encoded by the coding sequence ATGACTCACCCGGGTAAGAGGATCGTGTACCTCGCGCTACTTCGAGGTGTGAACGTCGGCGGGAACCGCTCCCTTCCCATGAAGGAACTCGCCCGCCTCTGCTCGGATCTCGGGTGCGGAGACGTCCAGACGGTCATTCAGAGCGGAAACCTCGTTTTCACGGCTGGAAAGGACTTCGGGGGGAGCTTCGCGGCGCGCCTCGCGACGGAACTCGGCAGCCGCTTCGGGATGGAGGTGCCCGTTGTGGTGCGGACGCTCCCGGAGTGGGAGAAAGTGGCGCTGGGAAACGCCTTCCTCGAACGTGGCGCCGATCCCGCGACTCTTCACGTGGCCTTCCTCGCGGATCGTCCTTCGAAGCGTCGGGTCGACGCTCTCGATTCCGGCCGGTCTCCGCCCGACGAGTTCGAGGTTCGGGGGAGGGAGATCTATCTCCGCTGCCCGAACGGGCTCGCGCGAACAAAACTCGACACGCGTTACTTCGACGGAGCCCTCGCAACCACGAGCACCTTCAGGAACTGGCGGACGGTCTTGCGGCTTCATGAGATTGCCAAGGGAGCCTGA
- a CDS encoding MOSC domain-containing protein, whose amino-acid sequence MKGGEEMKTGRVEAIWIKRAHRGPMDPATSAELTQGGGLAGSADQGRSRQVTVITAENWRAMMEELGASISPSARRANLLVSGINLEGTHGRTLLIAGAAIEIRGETRPCEQMDEAYQGLRAAMDPHWRGGVYGVVLEGGKIAVGDEVVLSED is encoded by the coding sequence ATGAAGGGGGGCGAGGAGATGAAGACGGGAAGGGTGGAAGCGATCTGGATCAAGCGGGCCCATCGAGGACCGATGGACCCAGCGACGTCCGCCGAGCTCACCCAGGGGGGCGGGCTTGCGGGAAGCGCCGATCAGGGGCGCAGCCGCCAGGTGACGGTCATCACCGCTGAGAATTGGCGGGCGATGATGGAGGAGTTGGGCGCTTCGATTTCCCCGTCCGCGCGGCGGGCGAATCTCCTGGTGAGCGGCATCAATCTCGAGGGGACGCATGGTCGGACCCTTCTTATCGCCGGTGCCGCAATCGAGATCCGGGGCGAGACGCGCCCCTGCGAGCAGATGGACGAGGCGTACCAGGGGCTGCGGGCTGCGATGGACCCGCACTGGCGGGGCGGTGTGTACGGCGTCGTGCTCGAGGGGGGGAAGATCGCGGTTGGGGACGAGGTCGTCCTCTCGGAGGACTGA
- a CDS encoding zinc-dependent alcohol dehydrogenase family protein gives MKAMVFSEAGAPLRLRELSPPSPSYGEVLVRVRACAVCRTDLHIVDGELPHPKLPLVPGHEIVGVVEEVGHGVGGLRVGDRVGIPWLAWSCGECGYCRSGRENLCERAEFTGYTRNGGYAELTLADHRYAFPIPEPYGDVEAAPLLCAGLIGYRAYREARAGTRIGLYGFGAAAHLLVQLANYEGKKVFAFTRPGDTQGQEFARSLGAAWAGGSDATPPEPLDSAILFAPVGALVPTALRAVAPGGTVVCAGIHMSDVPSFPYEILWKERVLRSVANLTRRDAEEFLEIAPDVPVRAETETLPLELANEALGRIRSGDAKGALVLVP, from the coding sequence ATGAAGGCGATGGTCTTTTCCGAGGCGGGGGCCCCACTCCGGCTCCGCGAGCTCTCCCCTCCGAGCCCTTCTTACGGCGAAGTGCTTGTGCGCGTTCGCGCCTGCGCCGTCTGCCGGACCGACCTCCACATCGTGGATGGCGAGCTTCCCCATCCGAAGCTCCCCCTCGTTCCCGGGCACGAAATCGTCGGAGTCGTCGAGGAAGTCGGCCACGGAGTCGGCGGCCTTCGCGTGGGCGACCGTGTGGGAATACCCTGGCTCGCGTGGAGCTGCGGGGAATGTGGCTATTGCCGCTCCGGGCGTGAAAATTTGTGCGAGCGGGCGGAGTTCACGGGGTACACGCGGAACGGTGGGTACGCCGAGCTCACCTTGGCCGACCATCGGTACGCCTTCCCCATTCCGGAGCCTTATGGAGACGTGGAGGCCGCGCCTCTCCTCTGCGCGGGGCTGATTGGATATCGCGCCTACCGGGAGGCCCGGGCGGGCACGAGAATCGGGCTCTACGGATTCGGGGCGGCGGCCCACCTCCTGGTCCAATTGGCCAACTACGAAGGGAAGAAAGTTTTTGCCTTTACCCGCCCCGGCGATACCCAGGGGCAGGAATTCGCGCGTTCGCTGGGCGCGGCATGGGCGGGGGGCTCCGACGCAACTCCGCCCGAGCCCCTGGACTCGGCCATCCTCTTCGCACCCGTGGGCGCGCTCGTTCCCACCGCCCTTCGCGCAGTGGCCCCCGGCGGGACCGTGGTCTGCGCCGGCATCCACATGAGCGACGTTCCCAGCTTCCCCTATGAGATTCTCTGGAAGGAAAGGGTGTTGCGGTCGGTCGCAAACCTCACACGGAGAGACGCCGAGGAATTTCTGGAGATCGCGCCCGACGTCCCGGTGCGGGCCGAGACTGAGACCCTCCCGCTGGAGCTCGCGAATGAAGCGTTGGGACGGATCCGCTCGGGCGACGCGAAGGGTGCGCTCGTCCTCGTGCCCTGA
- a CDS encoding FKBP-type peptidyl-prolyl cis-trans isomerase — translation MTPNSPRRTSLLVSFFAFVLAAGCGNGDAPAAGAEAPGGGEVAFANELNVDLSEMTRTETGLYIQDEAEGEGEPVRPGNAVLVHYTGWLPNGMKFDSSLDRNEPFVVSPVGTAQVIAGWNEGLQGMRPGGRRLLVLPPNLAYGETGTLGGPIPPNATLVFRVELLQILP, via the coding sequence ATGACCCCTAATTCGCCCCGACGTACAAGCCTTCTCGTCTCATTCTTCGCTTTCGTTCTTGCCGCGGGTTGCGGCAACGGGGATGCCCCCGCCGCCGGTGCCGAAGCGCCGGGTGGAGGAGAGGTGGCCTTCGCGAACGAGCTGAACGTGGATCTCTCGGAAATGACGCGCACCGAGACGGGGCTCTATATCCAGGACGAGGCCGAGGGAGAAGGGGAGCCGGTTCGACCCGGGAACGCAGTTCTGGTGCACTACACCGGCTGGCTACCGAACGGGATGAAATTCGACTCGAGCTTGGACCGGAATGAACCCTTCGTGGTCTCCCCGGTCGGGACCGCCCAGGTCATCGCCGGCTGGAACGAAGGGCTCCAGGGAATGCGACCTGGGGGACGGAGGCTCCTCGTTCTCCCGCCGAACCTCGCGTATGGGGAGACGGGCACACTCGGTGGTCCGATTCCACCGAACGCCACCCTGGTTTTCCGGGTCGAGCTCCTGCAGATCCTTCCCTGA
- a CDS encoding 2-hydroxyacid dehydrogenase yields MRIAVFSTKRYDRTALEAANVGHGHELAFFEPRLLPETASLAAGFPAICPFVNDNLSREVLSTLASGGLRLVALRSAGFNHVDLKAAAELGITVARVPAYSPYAVAEHAVGLILTLNRHFHRAYARVREGNFALDGLLGFDLHGRTVGIIGTGRIGTIFARIMGGFGCRLLGVDPFPQEEARELGVRYVALDEALQESDIIALHLPLTPQTRHLIDTRALDRMKDGVMLVNTSRGAIVDTRAVIAALKSGKLRSLGLDVYEEEADLFFEDLSNTVIQDDVFARLLTFPNVLVTGHQGFFTREALANIAETTLGNVTAFETGSGTLERVTAEGVTAGAA; encoded by the coding sequence GTGAGAATCGCCGTATTCAGCACGAAGCGTTACGATCGTACCGCCCTCGAGGCGGCGAACGTCGGACACGGGCACGAGCTGGCCTTCTTCGAGCCCCGACTCCTCCCCGAAACGGCGTCCCTCGCGGCCGGTTTTCCGGCGATCTGCCCCTTCGTGAACGACAACCTGTCGCGGGAAGTTCTTTCGACCCTGGCCTCGGGGGGCCTACGCCTCGTCGCGCTCCGCTCCGCCGGATTTAACCATGTGGACCTGAAGGCGGCGGCGGAACTGGGAATCACGGTCGCACGCGTACCCGCTTATTCGCCATACGCAGTCGCGGAACACGCCGTCGGCTTGATCCTGACGCTCAACCGGCACTTCCATCGGGCATACGCCCGTGTGCGCGAGGGAAACTTTGCCCTTGACGGCCTCCTGGGATTCGACCTTCACGGCCGGACCGTCGGAATCATCGGGACGGGGCGGATCGGGACGATCTTTGCCAGGATCATGGGAGGGTTCGGATGCCGGCTCCTCGGCGTGGATCCCTTTCCTCAAGAGGAGGCGAGGGAGCTGGGTGTCCGCTACGTGGCGCTCGACGAAGCGCTCCAAGAATCCGACATCATCGCCCTCCATCTTCCCCTTACGCCGCAAACACGGCATCTCATTGACACCCGTGCGCTCGACCGGATGAAGGATGGCGTCATGCTTGTGAACACCAGCCGGGGGGCGATCGTGGACACTCGCGCGGTGATCGCGGCCCTGAAGTCGGGGAAGCTCAGATCCCTGGGGCTCGACGTCTACGAGGAGGAGGCGGATCTCTTTTTCGAGGACCTTTCGAACACGGTGATCCAGGACGACGTCTTCGCCCGTCTCCTCACCTTCCCGAACGTCCTCGTCACGGGCCACCAGGGGTTTTTCACCCGGGAGGCGCTCGCGAACATCGCCGAGACCACGCTTGGGAACGTCACGGCCTTCGAAACGGGAAGCGGGACGCTCGAGCGGGTGACCGCCGAGGGAGTGACCGCGGGGGCCGCCTGA